The Altererythrobacter sp. Root672 genome includes a window with the following:
- a CDS encoding response regulator transcription factor produces the protein MLPIYIIDDDTHVRQALVMLCRSMDLAARPFAGAADFLDDLPFLEPGAVIVDLRMPDVSGLDLLAAMHERDCLWPTVVITGHGDIAAAVQAMKLGAVDFLQKPFTDEEFEIAVNECARRLPEAIQRSLRSKANRRALDKLTPREREVFDGVVAGHTSKAIAVRLGLSHRTVETYRLSMMAKLGAQRLHDLLAIGSSGEGMFK, from the coding sequence GTGCTGCCCATTTACATCATCGACGATGATACACACGTTCGCCAGGCCTTGGTCATGCTCTGCCGCTCCATGGATCTCGCCGCACGGCCGTTCGCGGGCGCCGCTGATTTTCTTGATGACCTGCCATTTCTTGAGCCAGGCGCGGTTATCGTGGATCTGCGAATGCCTGACGTTTCGGGGCTCGATCTTCTTGCTGCGATGCACGAGCGCGACTGCTTGTGGCCCACCGTCGTCATTACGGGACATGGCGACATTGCGGCCGCCGTGCAGGCCATGAAACTGGGAGCCGTCGATTTCCTGCAAAAGCCGTTCACCGATGAGGAATTCGAAATTGCCGTAAATGAGTGCGCGCGAAGACTGCCGGAGGCCATTCAACGGTCGCTTCGCTCAAAGGCGAACCGCCGCGCATTGGATAAGTTGACCCCGCGAGAGCGGGAGGTGTTCGACGGGGTCGTTGCGGGTCACACCAGCAAGGCAATCGCGGTGCGTCTCGGGCTTAGCCACCGCACTGTGGAGACCTACAGACTGAGCATGATGGCGAAGCTGGGCGCCCAGCGGCTCCATGATCTTCTTGCCATCGGCAGCTCAGGCG